The Triticum aestivum cultivar Chinese Spring chromosome 6D, IWGSC CS RefSeq v2.1, whole genome shotgun sequence genomic sequence TCGAGCGGATCTTTCTTAGGCGGGCCTCTGGCTCTATTTTCAAATTCCTTTCATTTTTGCAACACTTGCACCCGCTATCTATACAGCAGAATCACGACCGTCATGGACACATGGTGGACGCGATGACTGCTGCCATGTGCCGTCTTGTGTCACCGCAGATCAACTGAGCTCCCGGCTACTGGGGGCCATTTATCCTATTTCTTTTATGCTTTTTTGGGCGGAGTTGTGCCGTTGCTCCAGTAGACTATTTTATTTTCGGTGCGGCTCATGGACTTGTTGCATAAACGTGCTGGTTGCTTTATTTAGAAAGTGGAGCGAAAGCCAATTTCGAGAGAAATACTCATTCGTCCAATTTTGCGTAGCCATGCATGCTTTGAGTCATTTTCATGCATGTAGCTCTTCCGATAGTTATGTCCTCCAAACCAAGTGGGGGTTCTTAGTTCTTACACTTGCACACCTGAAGTGGTGTTTGTACCGAACAAATAAACTGCTTTATTTTAACATTGTATATTGTAAATTTGTAATGTCACGAAATGGAATATAAGCCCAAATTGAAATATGAAGGTGATCATCCAGGGCATTGATTAGCAACATATATGCTTCAATTTCTTTGGTGCTTCAGTTAGTTTCCTCTCATCACAGGGCaacctgaagctgatgcagcagcAGCAGGCGTGCTCAAGAAGCTCGCGAGGAAGTTGCCGCGCTCGTAGAAGTACTCTGCCTTCTCCACTTTCATCTCCTCATCAACCTATCATTACATTGTTGCAGCAGCGCATCATATAAGTGAAGTTCCAACTCTGAACAAAATTGACTGTGCAACGCGAAAtttggtactccctctgtcccacaatATATGACATTTTTGCAAcctaacataatttgcaaaaacgtcttatattatgagacggatggAGTATATACCAAGCTGCATGCCAAACTTACATGGAAAATGCAGACGCCAAACAACTCCACGCGCTGGCCGTGAGGAGGGTGGCCCTTGAACGGCCCCTCCATGTACCCCCAGTGCCGGAACTTGAAGGCCACCCTGGGCGGGCCGGTGCAGTAGACGTCGAGCACCTCGATGGCGAAGCCCCGGGGGAACGCCGTGAGGAACGTCTCCATGCCGGAGTCGAACGTCTCTGTGTCCGGGTCGTAGATGCGGTGCTCCAGCGGCAGCTTGGTTGCCAGGAACGCGTTGTAGCCACCGATGGCGGTCCACTCCTTTCGGGTCAGAGGCTTCATCCCTGGTGAAAAGCGTTGGTGTCTTATGTGGCCAGAAAGATCGATGGACGGACTGACGGAGTGAGGTCTCACCGTTGGTGCTGCTGGTGAATCCCTGGGAGTGCACGCTCTTCTGGTCCTCGGGCCGCAACTTGTGGAACATCTCCATCTCCCATGTCTTGAGCAACCGCTGCACCTTCTCTTCCACACTCCCCTCCGCCCATTCCTGTGGCGCATGCATGCGGCGTTAGTCATGTACACGTGATCAACAACAAATTATGTTTGAAAATAAGTACAATTCGTTCCAACACACATAGAAGAAGCACATGGGGCGTGTGTACTCGTGGAACAACATATTGTGGGTACCTTAGTCCTCTCTTCCTCGAAGAGCTTGTTCACCACGTCGAAGTTGGGAGGGACTCCATGCCTCCACACGGTGTTCTTCTCGCCCTCGCCGTCCATGAACGACCGGTACTTGTCGCCTCCTGTTTCAGCAGACGCCATAGCTGGCTAAATTACCTTGGTCTCAGTTCAAGGTACAACTTTTTCTTTTTTGCAGGGGAGTTCAAGGTACAACTTGGTACTAGGTTAGTAGTATTCGGAAGGTGGGTTGAGAGTCAAGTGAAGGATTGATCCCCTACATATAGGAAAAATCTGAGCGGCCTGCCTCATCGCCAACGTCACTGCATTGGAAAAACATGACTAGTATATGCTATCCACCAACCCAGATGTGTCCAAGATGTTAGTAAATATATTTAGTTTTCTCCACTTTTAGCTCATTATTCTTCAAGATGAAGCGTGCATTCACACTGCACCTCAGGCAACTACATGTATTCCTCGTGCTGTTGGAGGGTGTTTGGTTCAATGCAGTGTAAGCAGAGGGTCAAATCTCTTAGCGTCCAAATGCATGCTCACAAcaccaactactccctctgttatCTTATATAAGACGTTTAGACAATTTAGATAGAGCACAAGACAGTTCAATGTCAGCTGTCCAAAACGTCTTATAAAAAAGAACGGAAGGAGTAGTTGGCGTTGGAGTATTTCATTTCGCAAGTTTGGGCTTTGAACAACCACCTCCAAGTCAAAACTAATTCAGTCGGCAAACAGTAGATCCGATGGACGCCAAATCCAATATCGATTCAAAAGCAAGTCGTGTTGCTTGCATCATCCCCGTTCACACCACACCATATTGATGGCTGAGCCGTGAATATATATTCATGCCGTCGCACCCCACAGCTGAGTACTTAGACATCCTCCTGCACATGAGAACTTTGATTTCTACACTCCATAGCTGTAAACTACAGCAGCCATGGCATCTTCCGCTGTCTTGTTTCCAAGCTTTGTTTGGTTTCTCTACCTCTTTTGCTTCCTTTGCAGCCTGCCACTAGCCATCTGCAAGGAAGCTGAAAATGATAGACATGCCCTCCTTTGCTTCAAGTCCAGACTCTCAGGCCCAGCAGGAGTTTTAGCTTCATGGAGCAAATAGTCATTTGATGTTTGCGAGTGGCATGGGATCACCTGCAGCAAACCGTATCCTCGTCGTGTGATTGCGCTGGACCTCGAGTCGGAAGGCATATCAGGCTCCATATCACCTTGCGTTGCTAACCTGACTTCTATTACAAGGCTGCAGCTGTCAAACAACAACTTCAGTGGTGGCATACCATCGGAGATTGGCCTCCTGCGCCGTCTCCGTGATCTCGACCTCAGCAGGAACAATTTAGAAGGTAACATACCGCCATCTTTGGGCAGCAGCTCTTCTctcaccactagtagaaaagggggcttttgtcccggttggtgaaccgggactaaagggtcgttactaatgcctcccccctttagtcccggttcttacacgaaccgggactaaaggccgcggccacgtggagctccaccttgaAATTTTatgctttttttttttgaaaaagttttttgcgatttttttaactttttttttattttcaaatttctgaattattttaacctctaatctctaatcaccatccctcatcactgctcaatttatcctctaatctctaatcacccctcatcattccaaatcatctaacttttcggacggtcacccatcctctcactactccagcctgagcacgcttaacttccgggttctattctccctcgtttccaagtctgcacttgttgttttcctgacaatagtaagatgtcaattctattaaccctcaggaatttatcttgagcatgaagtgacacatttcactgtttgagtttgaaactatttttttaaaaacaataattatttagtaacattaatatttctggaataattagtttgaccattgtttgaccacagtttgaccagattggaccaaaattcaaaaaaactgaaataattatttaataacactaatattctagaataattagtttgaccatagtttgaaattttttgaatttttttgcctctccagatcttaaaagccccgtaacttttttctgttaggtttttgaggattttgaaaatgtttaaacttttcaagtagatgatttttcatataaaaaactttttcatccgagttcgtatgcagaagttatgcccattttaagaaattccagagagattttgcaaataaagtcgaaattcatatttgttaattttcccaacaactagaccacatatcacatgggaaacttattttattttattttttgacatttccatcattttcttttgctttttctaNNNNNNNNNNNNNNNNNNNNNNNNNNNNNNNNNNNNNNNNNNNNNNNNNNNNNNNNNNNNNNNNNNNNNNNNNNNNNNNNNNNNNNNNNNNNNNNNNNNNNNNNNNNNNNNNNNNNNNNNNNNNNNNNNNNNNNNNNNNNNNNNNNNNNNNNNNNNNNNNNNNNNNNNNNNNNNNNNNNNNNNNNNNNNNNNNNNNNNNNNNNNNNNNNNNNNNNNNNNNNNNNNNNNNNNNNNNNNNNNNNNNNNNNNNNNNNNNNNNNNNNNNNNNNNNNNNccggttcgtgccatgaaccggtactgatgcctcaaagcccattagtaccgtttggtggcaccaaccgggactaaaggtcgcaccctttagtcccggttcgtggcaccaaccgggactaatgccttagccgcacgaaccgggactaatgtgaatattgccctgtgacgaaagccctgttttgtactagtgcaCATATGTCAATCTTGGGGTGAAGGCTCTAACAGGGGTCATCCCGGAGTCCCTGGCATATAGTTCATCCCTCCGAATACTTTGGCTCAATAGCAATAGTCTTGGTGGAAAACTGCCAAAGGCTCTCTTCAACACATCATCTCTTGTTGACATTTCCCTCCAACAGAACAACCTTGTTGGTTCCATACCTGTTGTTACTACCACTTCTCCCCCTATTGAATACCTCGATTTAAGCGATAATCATATTTCAGGAAAACTACCTTCCTCACTAGGGAACCTTTCCACCCTTGTGGATCTTCGTCTTACAGGGAACAATTTAGTCGGGAGCATACCAGAGAGCTTAGGTTATATCTCACCTCTGCAGATACTGACATTGACCGCCAACAACTTGTCTGGGACAGTTCCACCATCTCTCTTCAATATGTCATCTCTGACATTTCTTAGCCTAGGAAACAACTCGCTTGTTGGAAGGTTACCCCCCAATATTAGCTACACACTCCCAAATATTCAGACATTAGTGCTCTCAACAAACAAGTTTGATGGCCCAATCCCAGCTTCTCTTCCCAAAGCTTACAACCTCCGTCGTCTTTACTTGTATAACAACACACTAACTGGGTTCATACCCTTCTTTGGGTCATTGCCAAATTTGGAGGAACTTGATTTGTCATACAACAGGCTAGAAACAGGAAAATGGGGATTTATGTCTTCACTCGCAAATTGTACCAGGTTGACTAAGTTGCTGTTGGTTGGGAACAATCTTCAAGGCAAAATGCCAAGTTCGATAGGCAATCTTTCTGATAGTCTCGAGTGGCTTTGGCTAAGGGAAAACCAAATTTCTGGGCCTATACCACCGGAGATTGGCAATCTTAAGAGCCTCACTAGGGTTTACATGGATTACAATCTTATCACTGGAAATATACCACCAACTATTGGTAATTTGTACCGCTTGGTCCATCTATCCTTTGCACACAACAAACTGTCAGGGCAAATCCCAGATACTATTGGTAATCTGGTTAAGCTAATTTCTTTGAAACTGGATGAGAACAACATTAGTGGAAGGATACCTGCAAGTATACGAAGTTGTACTCAACTCGAGGAACTAAACCTTCGTCAGAACTCACTAGATGGGAGTATACTGTAAGAAAAACTGTAATGCGGAAACTTTAATGTAATATTGTTTTGCACAAAGTTGATTCAACCCTTTTGACCTCTCCTATTtgctccctccgtttctttttagtctgcagataaagtttggtcaaagtcaagctttgtaaagtttgactaactttatattaataAAAACATCAACATTCACAACAtaaaatcaatattatcagatgaaCCGTGAAATGTATACTCATACTATACAGATTTAGtagtattgtaaatgttcataCGTTTTGATAtcaatttggtcaaactttgtgtagtttgactttgaccaactTTTATATGCTGAGCAAAAGGAAACGGGTGGAGCACATGCTTTGATGAGCCCATATATAATTTATGCGGAATACGCAGAAATCCATGTGAAATCATCGGCACAGTAGTTGTGTAGCCGATTACGGTTAGTAGGGTGTTTTGTCTTCTCTTTACGTCTTCACTTCAGTGTTGTTCTGATGGATGAAGAACCAATACTTTCAACTCCAATGTGTGCACCTTCCCGTTACGCCATGCGCTCCCTACTCTCCGGCGAGTGTTCTCGTGTTCTTAATTGATTGAAACTAGATTGTTGGAACTCTCCCAAAGGGTCGATCACATCGAAACACACAAACGCACACGAACAAAAACTTTAGCCAAGGGTACGTCTCGTATCCTCTAATATGCACAAAATCAACGGACCCGAGCTTTAACGAGcgcgagcttaacgagccgagcaaCTCGTTAATCCACCCCTAATCATGGACTAGGGCTcaacagctaacacgaactagtatTTCTCCAATACAAAAGTAGCTTTCCTAACACAGCACGACTAGCACTTCTATTTTGACTGTCACGTGGCTTTACAAAGCCAGGACACTTCCCTAAACTAATCACCGGCAAGGCCGATCACTTCCTAATCGTACAGAACTAGCCTACAAAGTAATACCTTTTTGAGTTGCCATGCATGCAACGCACTtcaaatctatatctatatctatacctatacctaCACCTATTAataaagcaaggtgatattcttggttttgtCCTCCTTATAGGTTCTCTGAATTATTTTTAGTCCCTTCACATATAATTTCGTCCTTCCACGTATATTGAACATATAATGATTTGTTTTTGCCCTTGAGGGCGTATTGGGCCTTGGTTCTGGGTTTTTCGCCGCATACACATGTTGCTGCTGTTAATTGGGCCGGTTTACCATCCGTATAGACGCAGGCAAACGTTGCTACCACTCGCCGGACGTGTAAAAAGCCTAAAAATTTACCATCCAGTGATATTGCCTCTTATTTAAGCTAGTCACAACAATTATCACTTTGATGCTCCAAAAGATAACTACGTAAGCAGGTTCTTCCAGCTGGGTTCCCACCTGCTACAAACATTTAAAACGGTTACATGATGGAACGCATTTATTTTGAGGTCTCTATCATCGTGGCCCAATATAGAAATTACAATATATAAGTGCTCCAGTAGGCTCACCCGTCCCGCTCTGCACGCCTCCAGATCCGGAGTAGGACAGCCCAATCCTCTCGCCCTCGGTGGCAGCTCCTCCCGGGCAATTCTAGGTCCTTCTGCACGCGGCTCCCGTGAGGATGCAGATGCCAGAGTCGGAGGCCAAGGTCGCCCTGCACGAGCGGCAGTTGGCTGAGGCAGAGTCCGGCTCTTCCCGCCAATGTGCACGTTCTATCCCTGTCGACCCGGAGGAATAGCTCCTCCGCGTGGTCATGTGCCGTTCGCTAACCCCGGCAGAGACGGACAGTAGACACCCCCGATGAAAAATGCAAAGGCGCTCCGGATCAGGATTTGAAGCTTTGAAGCGCTTCGTGAAGGAGAAATAGAACGCCAAGGCCAATGCGCCACGCCATGCGAAGAAGCAGTCCTGCACCGTGTGCTGCCTCTCCAGCTACATCTCGTCATCGTTGGAGAGCGGCACCACTAGCACGGACGGCAGCGATGATCCACCTGCCACGGACGCCTACACGGAGATGGACCGCCCACCGGTGACCACAAGGGCAAAGGACTAGCCAAGAAATGGTGATCTCCGCATCGTCTAGCTCTATGTCTATTTTATATCTAGTATAATCCAGCGAACTATGTCTTTTGGGTCCGATGAAGGGTGTCCGATGCACTATGCCCGACGCAAAATGTATCTGTATTTCTCGTTTGATATATTCTGATTTTGATCTACGTTTTCTATGTTGCTTACGTTGTTGCTTGCAATGTATGGGTGTGGGTGCGGGCATATGAGGACTATGGTTGTAGACAGAGAGAAATGGGGACTGCCTGTCACTGCCGTATAGGGCCTCATATTAGACAAccgtggttgtagatgctctaacatacTATGCTACCATCACATAGCCTTTCTCAAGAAAAAAATAAGTACAATCTAATAAATGCAATAATCTGTCATAATACCTCTATGATACTTTGCACTACGAAGGTAatatagactagtgtcatatgcatgaccctagtctaagttactcgtcactatgactagccttatgtCATGACCAAATATGAATACATATACTAACTTATCAGCGTGGGTGCGAAATGAAATGAATATTGTAGCAGTTGCTAGAATCAATATACAGTGAAGGACTAATGACAAACATACCACGACAAGATTGTATTCGTTAAATGCCACTTTTTTAGGGACGTTAAATGCCACTTGTTTGTTGTACTACATACACGCATGACAGGGGCCAACCAACAACCGGTTAGGTGATGATGGAGACAACGGCCTTAATTATGGGTGGAGAAGAAATATTTTACTTACTTGTGGGTTTTGAGTTGCAGTGGGTATAGATCAGGTTATGCACAATGATTCATAGTCGGTTATGATAAGTTCAGAAATCCAATTGGGCTCAATCGTGCTCGTGCTCCTCTGAGccgaaaataatttttaaaatgtCAAAAAAGAATACAAGCAAAATTTTTATGTGTTCATAGTCACATCAAAATGCTACCTGCAAAATTGTAGGTAAAAAGGTTAAGCATTTTGGCTTGCACAAAAAAATATTGAACACCAAATGTTTGCCCCAATTGTTACACCCAGATTTGTTTTTTCACAGACAAAACAGTGCTACTCCATTTCGCAAGAAAATTGCCAAGCACGCTAGCGACACTAACAGAAACAtctaaaaaaattcagattttcttgaaaaatacaattttttttattttactgttcatgtgGGAGCAAATGCACCCGGAAACCAAAACACCATGCGACAAGTTTTGCAATATTACAAGACAATTATATTATTTCTACATTGGCAAGTTCATTTTTCGATGCATGTGACCTGTATGTTATAACAAAGAGCACGGAATTTTTGTCAAAATATATTTGCAGATTCCCATAAGTCATTTTCTTATATAATACGCGCTTTTGCCATGCTCTTGGAAATTTACATGTACTTTTCTTTTTTATCCACATTTTATCATGATCTACCTCTGTATTTTTCCACTAATTTTAAATGTTTTTGCTGGACATACATCATTTGCCATATGGGCAATAAACTTTTGCCATGTTTGTATATATATCCTTGATACAAGTACTCTTTTTACACACTTGCCTTGACCTACATAAGTTTTAGGAGTATAGCCTGGTGACTTTCTTTGTAATTTAGAGCACGACTTCTTTTGTAAATCATCAGTAAATAGTTTATGTATCAGTAAATACTTTCCTAGTGATAATTAGTGGTAATTTTTTAAGTCGGTAAAAGACATACACATATGCATGCTATTTGTCAGGCCAGGTTCCCAGTCTTTGATTTCTCCTAGCGAACATCTCTAACCTCAGGTAGATATCCCGGTATTTTTCTTTTCTGGTAAAGcttttcgttcttttttcttttaagATGGAAGTAAGTTTTTTTTTTCATATGACCTCTCAAGCTAGCTGAtgtgagatttttttttggaaaattgaGATGGAGAAGAGATTGTTTTTTTTTAAGATGGAGAAAAACGCGCGCCTTCCTCACAAGCCACTGGTAACGTGCAAATGCAATCGCTAGAGAGTGTGTGTGAGGGAAGGATGTGAGATGTTTTAAACCAGTATAAATATGTATGCCCCGTTGCAATTTGCAAAATTCCTTTGGTATTGCAGAGCAACGTGGCAATACCTTTAGATGATTGGAACAATGCTACATTAACGAAATTACAGAACGGCCAAAGGAGTGCCTTAGGGCGTCCGTCCGTATACAGGGGAGGACCAGTCCGCGGACATGGAAACGGAAGGTGGCCATCCGAAGCTGCCCGCATAAATTTTAACTATTATCCGaacaaccggacgaaattcatgcaaacatgttCAAATTTTTTTCATAGAAACCGGATGCAAACACAGCGGATTTTATATAAACATAAT encodes the following:
- the LOC123140664 gene encoding pathogen-related protein — protein: MASAETGGDKYRSFMDGEGEKNTVWRHGVPPNFDVVNKLFEEERTKEWAEGSVEEKVQRLLKTWEMEMFHKLRPEDQKSVHSQGFTSSTNGMKPLTRKEWTAIGGYNAFLATKLPLEHRIYDPDTETFDSGMETFLTAFPRGFAIEVLDVYCTGPPRVAFKFRHWGYMEGPFKGHPPHGQRVELFGVCIFHVDEEMKVEKAEYFYERGNFLASFLSTPAAAASASGCPVMRGN